In a single window of the Lynx canadensis isolate LIC74 chromosome E2, mLynCan4.pri.v2, whole genome shotgun sequence genome:
- the SPHK2 gene encoding sphingosine kinase 2 isoform X1, whose translation MNGHLETEEQGDQRPDQELTWSWGHRPRSALDRAKAMAPPPPPPLAASTPLLHGEFGSFPARSSRFALTLTPQALHIQRLRPKPEARPRGGLVPLAEVSGCCTLRSRSPSDAAAAYFCIYTYPQGRRGGRRRAARTFRVDGAATYEENRAEAQRWATALMCLLRGLPLPGDGEITPELLPKPPRLLLLVNPLGGRGLAWQWCKTHVLPMISEAGLSFNLIQTERQNHARELVQGLRLSEWDGIVTVSGDGLLFEVLNGFLDRPDWEEAVKTPVGILPCGSGNALAGAVNQHGGFEPALGVDLLLNCSLLLCRGGSRPLDLMSVTLASGSRCLSFLSVAWGFVSDVDIQSERFRALGSARFTLGTVLGLATLHTYRGRLSYLPATVEPTSPTPARGLPRAKSELTLAPAPAPAPPVAHSPLHRSVSDLPLPLPLPQPALTSPGSPEPLPILSLNGGGPELAGDWGGAGDAPLSPDPPLPSPPSSPKAALLSPITEGVPETLASSGLPPPTPGSPGAVSTRGPHDHLLPPLGTPLPPGWVTLEGDFVLMLAISPSHLGADLVAAPHARFDDGLVHLCWVRGGISRAALLRLFLAMERGSHFSLGCPQLGYAAARAFRLEPLTPRGVLTVDGEQVEYGPLQAQMHPGLGTLLTGPPGCPRREP comes from the exons ATGAATGGACACCTTGAAACAGAGGAGCAGGGGGACCAG agGCCAGACCAGGAGCTGACCTGGAGCTGGGGCCACAGGCCTAGAAGCGCCCTGGACAGGGCCAAGGCCATggcccccccaccgccgccaccATTGGCCGCCAGCACCCCGCTCCTGCATGGCGAGTTTGGCTCCTTCCCGGCCCGCAGCTCCCGCTTCGCCCTCACTCTCACACCACAGGCCCTACACATACAGCGGCTGCGCCCAAAGCCTGAAGCCCGGCCCCGGGGCGGCCTGGTCCCGCTGGCCGAGGTGTCCGGCTGCTGCACCCTGCGGAGCCGCAGCCCCTCGGACGCAGCGGCGGCCTACTTCTGCATCTACACCTATCCGCAGGGCCGGCGCGGGGGCCGGCGCAGAGCCGCCCGCACCTTTCGGGTCGACGGGGCGGCCACCTACGAGGAGAACCGCGCGGAGGCCCAGCGCTGGGCCACTGCCCTCATGTGTCTGCTCCGTGGACTGCCGCTGCCTGGGGACGGGG AAATAACCCCGGAGCTTCTGCCAAAGCCACCCCGATTGCTCCTATTGGTCAATCCCcttggggggcggggcctggcctgGCAGTGGTGTAAGACCCACGTGCTGCCCATGATCTCCGAAGCTGGGCTGTCCTTCAACCTCATCCAGACAG AACGACAGAACCACGCCCGGGAGCTGGTTCAGGGGCTGCGGCTGAGTGAGTGGGACGGCATTGTCACGGTCTCCGGAGACGGGCTGCTGTTTGAG GTGCTGAACGGATTCCTGGACCGCCCTGACTGGGAAGAGGCTGTGAAGACGCCCGTGGGCATCCTCCCGTGTGGCTCAGGCAATGCCTTGGCCGGAGCCGTGAACCAGCATGGGGG GTTTGAACCTGCCCTGGGTGTGGACCTGCTGCTCAATTGCTCGCTGCTACTCTGCCGCGGCGGCAGCCGCCCGCTGGACCTGATGTCTGTGACGCTGGCCTCCGGCTCCCGCTGCTTGTCCTTCCTGTCTGTGGCCTGGGGCTTCGTGTCAGACGTGGATATCCAGAGCGAGCGCTTCAGGGCCCTGGGCAGTGCCCGCTTCACACTGGGCACAGTGCTGGGCCTCGCCACACTGCACACCTACCGAGGACGCCTCTCCTACCTCCCTGCCACCGTGGAGCCCACCTCACCCACCCCTGCCCGTGGCCTGCCCCGTGCCAAGTCAGAGCTGAccctggccccggccccggccccggccccaccTGTGGCACACTCACCCCTGCATCGTTCAGTGTCtgacctgcccctgcccctgcccctgccccagccggCCCTGACCTCCCCTGGCTCGCCTGAACCCCTGCCCATCCTGTCCCTCAATGGCGGGGGCCCAGAGTTGGCCGGGgactggggtggggctggggatgCCCCCCTGTCCCCAGACCCACCACTGCCCTCACCGCCTAGCTCCCCTAAGGCAGCTTTACTGTCACCCATCACCGAGGGGGTCCCAGAAACGTTAGCCTCCTCTGggcttccccctcccacccccggctCTCCGGGAGCCGTCTCTACCAGGGGCCCGCATGAccacctgctccctcctctgGGCACCCCACTCCCCCCAGGCTGGGTGACGCTGGAAGGGGACTTTGTGCTCATGCTGGCCATCTCACCTAGCCACCTGGGGGCAGACCTGGTGGCGGCTCCCCACGCGCGCTTTGACGACGGCCTGGTGCACCTGTGCTGGGTGCGTGGTGGCATCTCCCGGGCTGCGCTGCTACGCCTTTTTCTGGCCATGGAGCGAGGTAGCCACTTCAGCCTGGGCTGTCCGCAGCTGGGCTACGCCGCGGCCCGTGCCTTCCGCCTCGAGCCTCTCACGCCTCGGGGCGTGCTCACTGTGGACGGAGAGCAGGTGGAGTACGGGCCGCTGCAGGCGCAGATGCATCCGGGCCTCGGCACGCTGCTCACTGGGCCTCCCGGCTGCCCGCGTCGGGAGCCTTGA
- the SPHK2 gene encoding sphingosine kinase 2 isoform X3: MHTLPPPLGLMGAVGADLRGRPEEDSACEEGAGRPDQELTWSWGHRPRSALDRAKAMAPPPPPPLAASTPLLHGEFGSFPARSSRFALTLTPQALHIQRLRPKPEARPRGGLVPLAEVSGCCTLRSRSPSDAAAAYFCIYTYPQGRRGGRRRAARTFRVDGAATYEENRAEAQRWATALMCLLRGLPLPGDGEITPELLPKPPRLLLLVNPLGGRGLAWQWCKTHVLPMISEAGLSFNLIQTERQNHARELVQGLRLSEWDGIVTVSGDGLLFEVLNGFLDRPDWEEAVKTPVGILPCGSGNALAGAVNQHGGFEPALGVDLLLNCSLLLCRGGSRPLDLMSVTLASGSRCLSFLSVAWGFVSDVDIQSERFRALGSARFTLGTVLGLATLHTYRGRLSYLPATVEPTSPTPARGLPRAKSELTLAPAPAPAPPVAHSPLHRSVSDLPLPLPLPQPALTSPGSPEPLPILSLNGGGPELAGDWGGAGDAPLSPDPPLPSPPSSPKAALLSPITEGVPETLASSGLPPPTPGSPGAVSTRGPHDHLLPPLGTPLPPGWVTLEGDFVLMLAISPSHLGADLVAAPHARFDDGLVHLCWVRGGISRAALLRLFLAMERGSHFSLGCPQLGYAAARAFRLEPLTPRGVLTVDGEQVEYGPLQAQMHPGLGTLLTGPPGCPRREP, translated from the exons AtgcacaccctccccccacccctgggtcTGATGGGGGCGGTTGGTGCTGACTTGAGGGGCCGCCCGGAGGAGGACTCGGCGTGTGAGGAGGGTGCGGGG agGCCAGACCAGGAGCTGACCTGGAGCTGGGGCCACAGGCCTAGAAGCGCCCTGGACAGGGCCAAGGCCATggcccccccaccgccgccaccATTGGCCGCCAGCACCCCGCTCCTGCATGGCGAGTTTGGCTCCTTCCCGGCCCGCAGCTCCCGCTTCGCCCTCACTCTCACACCACAGGCCCTACACATACAGCGGCTGCGCCCAAAGCCTGAAGCCCGGCCCCGGGGCGGCCTGGTCCCGCTGGCCGAGGTGTCCGGCTGCTGCACCCTGCGGAGCCGCAGCCCCTCGGACGCAGCGGCGGCCTACTTCTGCATCTACACCTATCCGCAGGGCCGGCGCGGGGGCCGGCGCAGAGCCGCCCGCACCTTTCGGGTCGACGGGGCGGCCACCTACGAGGAGAACCGCGCGGAGGCCCAGCGCTGGGCCACTGCCCTCATGTGTCTGCTCCGTGGACTGCCGCTGCCTGGGGACGGGG AAATAACCCCGGAGCTTCTGCCAAAGCCACCCCGATTGCTCCTATTGGTCAATCCCcttggggggcggggcctggcctgGCAGTGGTGTAAGACCCACGTGCTGCCCATGATCTCCGAAGCTGGGCTGTCCTTCAACCTCATCCAGACAG AACGACAGAACCACGCCCGGGAGCTGGTTCAGGGGCTGCGGCTGAGTGAGTGGGACGGCATTGTCACGGTCTCCGGAGACGGGCTGCTGTTTGAG GTGCTGAACGGATTCCTGGACCGCCCTGACTGGGAAGAGGCTGTGAAGACGCCCGTGGGCATCCTCCCGTGTGGCTCAGGCAATGCCTTGGCCGGAGCCGTGAACCAGCATGGGGG GTTTGAACCTGCCCTGGGTGTGGACCTGCTGCTCAATTGCTCGCTGCTACTCTGCCGCGGCGGCAGCCGCCCGCTGGACCTGATGTCTGTGACGCTGGCCTCCGGCTCCCGCTGCTTGTCCTTCCTGTCTGTGGCCTGGGGCTTCGTGTCAGACGTGGATATCCAGAGCGAGCGCTTCAGGGCCCTGGGCAGTGCCCGCTTCACACTGGGCACAGTGCTGGGCCTCGCCACACTGCACACCTACCGAGGACGCCTCTCCTACCTCCCTGCCACCGTGGAGCCCACCTCACCCACCCCTGCCCGTGGCCTGCCCCGTGCCAAGTCAGAGCTGAccctggccccggccccggccccggccccaccTGTGGCACACTCACCCCTGCATCGTTCAGTGTCtgacctgcccctgcccctgcccctgccccagccggCCCTGACCTCCCCTGGCTCGCCTGAACCCCTGCCCATCCTGTCCCTCAATGGCGGGGGCCCAGAGTTGGCCGGGgactggggtggggctggggatgCCCCCCTGTCCCCAGACCCACCACTGCCCTCACCGCCTAGCTCCCCTAAGGCAGCTTTACTGTCACCCATCACCGAGGGGGTCCCAGAAACGTTAGCCTCCTCTGggcttccccctcccacccccggctCTCCGGGAGCCGTCTCTACCAGGGGCCCGCATGAccacctgctccctcctctgGGCACCCCACTCCCCCCAGGCTGGGTGACGCTGGAAGGGGACTTTGTGCTCATGCTGGCCATCTCACCTAGCCACCTGGGGGCAGACCTGGTGGCGGCTCCCCACGCGCGCTTTGACGACGGCCTGGTGCACCTGTGCTGGGTGCGTGGTGGCATCTCCCGGGCTGCGCTGCTACGCCTTTTTCTGGCCATGGAGCGAGGTAGCCACTTCAGCCTGGGCTGTCCGCAGCTGGGCTACGCCGCGGCCCGTGCCTTCCGCCTCGAGCCTCTCACGCCTCGGGGCGTGCTCACTGTGGACGGAGAGCAGGTGGAGTACGGGCCGCTGCAGGCGCAGATGCATCCGGGCCTCGGCACGCTGCTCACTGGGCCTCCCGGCTGCCCGCGTCGGGAGCCTTGA
- the SPACA4 gene encoding sperm acrosome membrane-associated protein 4, producing the protein MVPSWLLLLAMALPPGATGAKDCVFCELTDSTQCPGTHMRCGEDEDCFTGQGVAPGLGLIINKGCVQSTSCGHEEPVTYMGVTYTLTTTCCSGHMCNRAPGPKSGPLEGVTAAGLALGLLLFPHLL; encoded by the coding sequence ATGGTCCCCAGCTGGCTTCTGCTTCTGGCGATGGCTCTGCCCCCAGGTGCCACGGGCGCCAAGGACTGTGTGTTCTGTGAGCTGACCGACTCCACGCAGTGCCCCGGGACCCACATGCGCTGTGGCGAAGACGAGGACTGTTTCACGGGCCAGGGGGTGGCCCCGGGGCTCGGCCTCATCATCAACAAAGGCTGCGTGCAGTCCACTTCCTGCGGCCACGAGGAGCCCGTCACCTACATGGGCGTCACCTACACCCTCACCACCACCTGCTGCTCCGGCCACATGTGTAACAGGGCCCCCGGTCCCAAAAGCGGCCCGCTGGAAGGGGTCACCGCCGCCGGCCTGGCGCTGGGCCTGCTGCTGTTCCCACATTTGCTGTGA
- the SULT2B1 gene encoding sulfotransferase 2B1 — translation MDGPAEPRIPALWDGPEDISDISQNLSGEYFRYKGIPFPVGIYSPESIRKVENADVQDDDIFIITYPKSGTNWMIEILSLILKDGDPSWIRSVPIWKRAPWCETILGAFSLSEQPRPRLMSSHLPIQLFAKAFFTSKAKAIYMGRNPRDVVVSLYHYSKIAGQLKDPGTPDQFLQNFLKGEVQFGSWFDHIKGWIRMKGKENFLFITYEELQQDLHSSLQDICQFLGRPLGKEALDSVVAHSAFGAMKANAMSNFTLLPPSLLDQRHGAFLRKGVCGDWKNHFTVAQSEAFDRVYREQMRGLPTFPWDDPEDASPDPDPSPTPAQASEHPPDL, via the exons CCAGAACTTGTCAGGCGAATACTTCAGGTACAAGGGGATCCCCTTCCCCGTGGGCATCTACTCACCCGAGAGCATCCGCAAGGTCGAGAACGCTGATGTGCAGGACGACGACATCTTCATCATCACCTACCCCAAGTCAG GGACCAACTGGATGATTGAGATCCTCAGCTTAATCCTAAAGGACGGGGACCCATCCTGGATCCGCTCGGTGCCCATCTGGAAGCGGGCGCCCTGGTGTGAGACCATCCTGGGTGCCTTCAGCCTCTCGGAGCAGCCCAGACCCCGCCTCATGAGTTCTCACCTCCCCATCCAGCTCTTTGCCAAAGCGTTCTTCACCTCCAAGGCCAAg GCGATCTACATGGGCCGGAACCCCCGGGACGTGGTGGTCTCGCTGTATCATTACTCCAAGATCGCCGGGCAGTTGAAGGACCCCGGCACACCTGACCAGTTCCTGCAGAACTTTCTCAAAGGCGAAG TGCAGTTTGGCTCCTGGTTCGACCACATTAAGGGCTGGATTCGGATGAAGGGCAAAGAGAACTTCCTGTTCATCACCTACGAGGAACTGCAGCAG GACCTCCACAGCTCCCTGCAGGACATATGCCAGTTTCTGGGCCGGCCGCTGGGCAAGGAGGCGCTGGACTCCGTCGTGGCGCACTCGGCTTTCGGCGCCATGAAGGCCAACGCCATGTCCAACTTCACTCTGCTGCCCCCCAGCCTGCTGGACCAACGCCACGGCGCCTTCCTCCGGAAAG gggTGTGCGGCGACTGGAAGAACCACTTTACGGTGGCACAGAGCGAAGCCTTCGACCGCGTCTACCGGGAGCAGATGCGGGGACTGCCCACCTTCCCCTGGGACGACCCGGAGGACGCCAGCCCGGACCCCgatcccagccccaccccagcccaggcctCCGAGCACCCCCCGGACCTGTGA
- the SPHK2 gene encoding sphingosine kinase 2 isoform X2, which produces MISEAGLSFNLIQTERQNHARELVQGLRLSEWDGIVTVSGDGLLFEVLNGFLDRPDWEEAVKTPVGILPCGSGNALAGAVNQHGGFEPALGVDLLLNCSLLLCRGGSRPLDLMSVTLASGSRCLSFLSVAWGFVSDVDIQSERFRALGSARFTLGTVLGLATLHTYRGRLSYLPATVEPTSPTPARGLPRAKSELTLAPAPAPAPPVAHSPLHRSVSDLPLPLPLPQPALTSPGSPEPLPILSLNGGGPELAGDWGGAGDAPLSPDPPLPSPPSSPKAALLSPITEGVPETLASSGLPPPTPGSPGAVSTRGPHDHLLPPLGTPLPPGWVTLEGDFVLMLAISPSHLGADLVAAPHARFDDGLVHLCWVRGGISRAALLRLFLAMERGSHFSLGCPQLGYAAARAFRLEPLTPRGVLTVDGEQVEYGPLQAQMHPGLGTLLTGPPGCPRREP; this is translated from the exons ATGATCTCCGAAGCTGGGCTGTCCTTCAACCTCATCCAGACAG AACGACAGAACCACGCCCGGGAGCTGGTTCAGGGGCTGCGGCTGAGTGAGTGGGACGGCATTGTCACGGTCTCCGGAGACGGGCTGCTGTTTGAG GTGCTGAACGGATTCCTGGACCGCCCTGACTGGGAAGAGGCTGTGAAGACGCCCGTGGGCATCCTCCCGTGTGGCTCAGGCAATGCCTTGGCCGGAGCCGTGAACCAGCATGGGGG GTTTGAACCTGCCCTGGGTGTGGACCTGCTGCTCAATTGCTCGCTGCTACTCTGCCGCGGCGGCAGCCGCCCGCTGGACCTGATGTCTGTGACGCTGGCCTCCGGCTCCCGCTGCTTGTCCTTCCTGTCTGTGGCCTGGGGCTTCGTGTCAGACGTGGATATCCAGAGCGAGCGCTTCAGGGCCCTGGGCAGTGCCCGCTTCACACTGGGCACAGTGCTGGGCCTCGCCACACTGCACACCTACCGAGGACGCCTCTCCTACCTCCCTGCCACCGTGGAGCCCACCTCACCCACCCCTGCCCGTGGCCTGCCCCGTGCCAAGTCAGAGCTGAccctggccccggccccggccccggccccaccTGTGGCACACTCACCCCTGCATCGTTCAGTGTCtgacctgcccctgcccctgcccctgccccagccggCCCTGACCTCCCCTGGCTCGCCTGAACCCCTGCCCATCCTGTCCCTCAATGGCGGGGGCCCAGAGTTGGCCGGGgactggggtggggctggggatgCCCCCCTGTCCCCAGACCCACCACTGCCCTCACCGCCTAGCTCCCCTAAGGCAGCTTTACTGTCACCCATCACCGAGGGGGTCCCAGAAACGTTAGCCTCCTCTGggcttccccctcccacccccggctCTCCGGGAGCCGTCTCTACCAGGGGCCCGCATGAccacctgctccctcctctgGGCACCCCACTCCCCCCAGGCTGGGTGACGCTGGAAGGGGACTTTGTGCTCATGCTGGCCATCTCACCTAGCCACCTGGGGGCAGACCTGGTGGCGGCTCCCCACGCGCGCTTTGACGACGGCCTGGTGCACCTGTGCTGGGTGCGTGGTGGCATCTCCCGGGCTGCGCTGCTACGCCTTTTTCTGGCCATGGAGCGAGGTAGCCACTTCAGCCTGGGCTGTCCGCAGCTGGGCTACGCCGCGGCCCGTGCCTTCCGCCTCGAGCCTCTCACGCCTCGGGGCGTGCTCACTGTGGACGGAGAGCAGGTGGAGTACGGGCCGCTGCAGGCGCAGATGCATCCGGGCCTCGGCACGCTGCTCACTGGGCCTCCCGGCTGCCCGCGTCGGGAGCCTTGA
- the RPL18 gene encoding 60S ribosomal protein L18, protein MGVDIRHNKDRKVRRKEPKSQDIYLRLLVKLYRFLARRTNSTFNQVVLKRLFMSRTNRPPLSLSRMIRKMKLPGRENKTAVVVGTITDDVRVQEVPKLKVCALRVSSRARSRILKAGGKILTFDQLALDSPKGCGTVLLSGPRKGREVYRHFGKAPGTPHSHTKPYVRSKGRKFERARGRRASRGYKN, encoded by the exons ATG GGAGTCGACATCCGCCACAACAAGGACCGAAAGGTTCGGCGCAAGGAACCCAAGAGTCAGGACATCTACCTGAGACTGTTGGTCAAG ctGTACCGGTTTCTGGCCAGACGGACCAACTCTACCTTTAACCAAGTTGTGTTGAAGAGGTTGTTCATGAGTCGCACCAACCGgccccctctgtccctttcccggATG ATCCGGAAGATGAAGCTGCCTGGCCGGGAAAACAAAACCGCCGTGGTTGTCGGGACGATAACCGATGACGTGCGGGTCCAGGAGGTGCCCAAACTGAAG GTGTGCGCACTGCGCGTGAGCAGCCGTGCCCGGAGCCGCATCCTCAAAGCTGGAGGCAAGATCCTCACCTTCGACCAGCTGGCCCTGGACTCCCCCAAGGGCTGTGGCACCGTCTTGCTCTCTG gtcCGCGCAAGGGCCGAGAGGTGTACAGGCATTTCGGCAAGGCCCCAGGGACCCCACACAGCCACACCAA ACCCTACGTGCGATCCAAGGGCCGGAAGTTCGAGCGCGCCAGAGGCCGCAGGGCCAGCCGAGGCTACAAAAACTAA
- the FAM83E gene encoding protein FAM83E, which yields MSASQLAALEGAESEAGGPPLTEASPGFLYSEGQRLALEALLSKGAAAFEACVQREGLRPFLSGEELRSLAAAAEDWTASKQRPDRAAEGAAATDGDSGSLTYWPGRSEELVPTLRLGWPEDPAWKGITRVQLFTQPPDEGHPPLKELVRQEIQAARKLVAVVMDIFTDPDLLSDLLDAATRRWVPVYLLLDRQQLPAFLTLARQLGVNPWATENLDIRVVRGCSFQSRWRRQVSGNVREKFVLLDGERVISGSYSFTWSDSRLHRGLVTLLTGEIAAAFSREFRTLYAASWPLPSAPTSGPFVSIVGGLQLAHNPHRVARRRSVAPVSPPPPDGPLAQRLATCRVFDGDRQETPATPGPALSDILRSVQRARTPSGPPARPSHSLWDLSRLSQLSGSSDGDNELKKSWGSKDTPAKALMRQRGMGGAPWGETEPRPLGRSQPPGGPLPVLPARRLRHLSPTRRRFGEDATSKLQEPRGTQQPDWAAQAGLRGRP from the exons ATGTCAGCCTCCCAGCTGGCAGCGCTGGAAGGAGCGGAGTCGGAGGCCGGGGGGCCGCCCTTGACCGAGGCCAGCCCCGGCTTCCTGTATTCCGAGGGCCAGCGGCTGGCGCTCGAGGCCCTGCTGAGCAAGGGCGCGGCGGCGTTCGAGGCCTGCGTGCAGCGAGAGGGGCTGCGGCCCTTCCTGAGCGGGGAAGAGCTGCGGAGTCTGGCGGCGGCGGCCGAAGACTGGACAGCGTCCAAGCAGCGGCCCGACAGGGCGGCAGAGGGAGCCGCCGCCACCGATGGGGACTCGGGCAGCCTGACCTACTGGCCTGGACGGTCGGAGGAGCTGGTGCCCACGCTGCGGCTGGGCTGGCCGGAGGACCCGGCCTGGAAGGGAATCACCCGGGTGCAGCTGTTCACCCAGCCACCCGACGAGGGCCACCCGCCCCTCAAGGAGCTGGTGCGCCAGGAAATCCAGGCCGCCCGCAAG ctagTGGCCGTGGTCATGGACATCTTCACTGACCCAGACCTGCTCTCGGACCTGTTAGACGCCGCCACACGCCGCTGGGTGCCTGTCTACCTGCTCCTGGACCGCCAGCAGCTGCCTGCCTTCCTGACGCTGGCCCGGCAGCTGGGGGTGAACCCCTGGGCCACTGAG AACCTGGATATCCGGGTCGTGCGAGGCTGCAGTTTCCAGAGCCGCTGGCGACGGCAGGTGAGTGGCAACGTGCGTGAGAAATTTGTGCTGCTGGACGGCGAGAGGGTCATCTCTGGATCCTACAG CTTCACGTGGAGCGACTCCCGCCTGCACCGAGGCCTGGTGACCCTGTTGACCGGCGAGATTGCTGCCGCCTTCAGCCGAGAGTTCCGGACACTGTATGCGGCCTCCTGGCCACTCCCGTCCGCGCCCACCTCGGGCCCCTTCGTCAGCATCGTGGGGGGGCTGCAGCTGGCCCACAACCCCCACCGTGTGGCCCGCCGCCGCTCTGTGGCCCCCGTGTCACCGCCACCGCCCGATGGCCCGCTGGCCCAACGCTTGGCCACCTGCAGAGTCTTTGACGGGGACAGGCAGGAGACCCCGGCCACCCCAGGGCCGGCGCTGAGCGACATCCTGAGGAGTGTCCAGCGCGCCCGGACCCCCAGCGGCCCCCCGGCCCGGCCCAGCCACTCCCTGTGGGACCTGAGCCGCCTGTCCCAGCTGTCCGGCTCCAGCGACGGTGACAACGAG CTCAAGAAATCCTGGGGTTCCAAGGACACCCCCGCGAAGGCCCTGATGAGGCAGCGGGGCATGGGAGGGGCCCCCTGGGGTGAGACAGAACCCCGACCTCTGGGCCGGTCCCAGCCCCCAGGCGGCCCCCTCCCCGTCCTCCCTGCCCGCCGCCTCCGCCATCTGTCCCCGACCAGAAGGAGGTTTGGTGAGGATGCCACCTCCAAACTGCAGGAACCCCGAGGCACCCAGCAGCCGGACTGGGCTGCCCAGGCAGGACTCAGGGGGCGACCCTGA